TCTGGAACCTTAAAGTATTGCTTAATTAAATGATGGATAGtcggggcgccggggtggctcagtgggttaagcttctgccttcggctcaggtcatgatctcaggatcctgggatcaagcccggaatcaagcccctgctttctcctctctctctgcctgcctctctgcctacttgtgatctctctctctctgtcaataaataaaatatttaaaaaaaaaatgatggatagtcatttaaatatttagatcaTTTCCatataagataaaatactgaaataatagctaaatataggtttatccttttttttttttggttccttttaCAGAGGAACTAAAAGATATTTGGGCCTTTTagtaaacatatttttgttctacattaaaaaaatttgtattatgAGAAATCATATCTTTAGAAATTCTGAATTGTATTAATAAATTGGCCAATCTAAAGAATGCTGGCATAACAGTTCacaatttctttagttttcataGAAATTATGATTTCCAAGGATTGAGAATTCTAATTAATAGGTGTAAAGTtactagaaataataagagaaaatctCCCATGCTAAGTAAGTAGTATGAGTATTTTTAGTAAAAGAAGTAATGAGGAATGGAGATGTATTTTTGTtgacaaaaaagaaagttgtagaaggtttgtggaGAAGGAatctttggaaaggaattttaatGTGTGGTTGAGTTGGCTAAGgttagaataaatttaaattaaatacattttaatgtcaAAAGTAAGCTGGTATAAAATTAGAATTGGGTTTTTTCTCTCTTAAGGAAGATAACACTTTCTTGGACTTTTGGTCTACTTTTAATAACAGATTATGAAAGTTTCCTTACCTTTTAAGTAATCTGACTAGAAAgcaaaaattctgttttatcaaaataattttctgtgctTTATGGGATCTTTTATTGGTTTTGTTCATACCATGTAATCTCTTGTATTTGTCCTTAAGATCTTGTCACTTTCATTAAATAgataattatcattttataatgagcTATAATTCTATTTAGTCAAGTCTCtaactcttttaatattttctgacaaacttccccaaatcaaattctaaaaaagtcttttttttcttaattttttaaaaatttatttgacagagatcacaagtaggcagagaagcaggcagagagaggggaaggaaagcaggctccctgctgagcagagtgcccgatgcagggtttgatcccaggaccctgggatcatgacctgagctgaaagcagaggctttaacccactgagccacccaggtaccctaaaaaAGTCTTTTTTGACCTCAAATTAAATTTGAGAGTTTTCAGATGGTtcctgaaacatttaaaaatatttgttctcgCAGTTGCAAGCGAGCAAGCAGAAGGCAGTTCGGCTGCAAGAGTGGAGCAATGCCTAAATCAAAGGAACTTGTTTCTTCAAGCTCTTCGGGCAGCGATTCTGACAGTGAGGTTGACAAAAagttaaagaggaaaaagcaagttACTCCAGAGAAACCTGTGAAGAAGCAAAAGACTGGTGAAACTTCAAGAGCCCTGTCATCCTCtaagcagagcagcagcagcagagatgATAACATGGTCCAGATTGGGAAAATGAGGTACGTCAGTGTTCGGGACTTTAAAGGAAAAGTCCTAATTGATATTAGAGAATATTGGATGGATCCAGAAGGTGAAATGAAACCTGGAAGAAAAGGTATTTCTTTAAATCCCGAGCAATGGAGCCAACTGAAGGAACAGATTTCGGACATTGATGATGCAgtaagaaaactgtaaaatcagAGCCATATGAAACCTGTACTGTTCTAGTTGTTTTAATCTGTCTTTTTAcattggcttttgttttctaaacGTTGTTTTCCAAGCTATTGTATATTTGGATTGCAGAACAATTTGTAAGatgaatacttcttttttttatgtgcATTATTAAAAGTGTTCTGAGTGAAGCTAATTGTCAACTTTATTAAGGAGGTTTGCTTTGTGCCCGCCACCTagtgtaaaataaaatcaaataatacaatcttaaaaaaaaaatatttgttctctctccttataaaaagagagatgTTACACTACTTAGGCTTATTTGGTATGTTAAGCTACATGGGAAGTAATGATATGATGATAAGTCTTTTTAAGCCATATTATGTGGATACATGATATAATGTATTAGAAATTGTATGAAATCCCTAAAAATTTGATACGTCCTTGTATAATGTCACAATTCTAGTTATTGCCTTAAAATGTTGAATGTCACAGAAATAGCCAAGTTTTCTTTGTCAATTCCATCCTGATGAATTCATCAGATCTTTAAGAATGGgcatttaaagttttttgttcatttacagAGAGTTATTGTTTTATACTGGTACTTTGCAAGAGTGTTCCTGCAAAAGTATTTCACCTTCAAGGAGATTCAAAAAAAGGCCTTTTGCCCAGTGCAGGTTTCTGATGACTTTAAGACTATGAAATCTggatgggtaagaatttccagaacagGTGGAAAACGATTCAAGCAGGACAAGTGTTAATTACATGGGACTGAGTAAACTGAGGAACATGACTGTAATTATCATGCCTTTTGTTTGAAACATTGCCAGTTCTTCTTTGCTCTTCCAAATTTAAGGAAATCTCATTTCTCTTAAGCTATCAACAATttggtaaaatgtatttttgtgaacaaagatgaaataattaaCCTGATCGGATCCCTCCGGAATTTGGAAACCTAGTGagtattcttattttcatggcaATATAGCTATTTACATAAGTAAGAATCTGTTCTTCTGGTAACGGGACACaattggaaacattggttataTCATCTAGGCTTTGACTAGAATGTCATATTGCAGAGACATACTCATATGCTCAGATATGACCAGATGGCTTTACGGAACTAAGGTGAACTTTATGGAGCCAATAAAGTCCCTTGGAAAAAAAATT
The window above is part of the Mustela nigripes isolate SB6536 chromosome 10, MUSNIG.SB6536, whole genome shotgun sequence genome. Proteins encoded here:
- the LOC132026189 gene encoding activated RNA polymerase II transcriptional coactivator p15-like, producing MPKSKELVSSSSSGSDSDSEVDKKLKRKKQVTPEKPVKKQKTGETSRALSSSKQSSSSRDDNMVQIGKMRYVSVRDFKGKVLIDIREYWMDPEGEMKPGRKGISLNPEQWSQLKEQISDIDDAVRKL